aataaaaagtaagtaaaaaaaacaacagaaaaatatataattaaaatatttcaggataccttctaatttatgtctttttctttgaatATTCAGAATGAAACCATGCAAATAATCACCAAGTATTAGCCAAAACTACAAACTTCGTCtgctaatattttttattggaTCTAACTCAATGCTTTTTTTGCTATTTCAATACATATTAAGCTAGTATAATTACGTTTAATAGTTCTTTTTAATAGCATATATAAACGTTACTATacagtatattttttttaaactaaactattcttctaattaatgatatttgaCTTGTTCACACTTcattagtaataataataaatggaAAACTGCGTTTCATACGAAATACAATTaaacttcaaatattttttttaaaaaataaaacacaATAAATACCCTTGTTAAGCAATGCaattttgttgtttttttatagaaaatattgttaCCGCCGAACTCCGTATTTGTGGTGTTAATGCAGAAATGTATTTATCTGttaggaaaaaaaagttattatttaataaaacacttaattttttaaaaagaatttttttagtataaccccatagaaaaaaatataaataaaaaatatgatttttgataataatattgaaacttATGACAATGGTATATCTACTGGATTCGATGCCAAACTATGCAATAGTAATGGTAATGtcaataaagatattactACGCTTGAAGACTTTAATATAACAGATTATAAAACGTGCGATGAAATGagtgaaataaataatgagGAAAATACTCAAAACATGATATTTGAAAAGACTAACAAAGTTATCTTTAATAGCATTGATCGTTctaaattaagaaaaatacagAGACATTATGTAAGCAAATCGTTTTTAGAAACTCAAAATGATTTTAGACTTGCTTTAAGGGAAGTTTCCAATGGAAATCATTTAATCTCTGTTTgttttattctatttattCAACTCGTGGTTTGTAAGGAGATAATCCCTGTAAAAAACAATGAAATTAACAATATATTACGAAGCCATAGCTTATTTGCATTCTGTTTAATAAGCTTTGTATCCTTATTAGTtagtaattttaaatatttccaattaagatataaattaagaggagaaaaatatattttactaaAAGGTCATCcgttatatttttatttatttttcaaaaagtTAAATGAAGCAAGTtggaaattaataattaccCTAACACATATTCTATATTATACAACAATAGCCTCAGTTAGGAATTATAAAGTTACATggtttgaaattttagataTATTTGTAGTGAGTCAAGTAACTATCGTTAAGTTATTAAATACTATAAATCCAATTAGCTTTAATtatagtaaaaataaacagATTTTAATGAATGACATCgataaaataaagtttgAAAAACTTTGTAAAAACATTGAAACTTCTTCATAtgttaataaaagaaatagaaaGAGAATAATTGAATCCGAAGTTTTAATTATTGCTTTAAGAtactttaatttattaaatcatttaccgattcaaatttcaaaattagcTGTTATATCATATTCTTTATATGCTAGTTATCAGATTATAAATagtttttttgaatattttagtCTAGTCTCTTAGGTAGAcgaattttaataaaaaaccattaaattcaaaagcttgtaaaagaaaaaggaCAATAAACAGGCATTATAATAGATATATACTTCTATAACTTTAATCTACCGAactataatataaattaggcttttttttctttttttagttCATATTAAATACATTTGGGTCTTGAATTTGGGCCATGGTAAAAAATTCCAAGTTTCCATATCTATTGGTggaaaaagataaaa
This DNA window, taken from Henningerozyma blattae CBS 6284 chromosome 3, complete genome, encodes the following:
- the TBLA0C06800 gene encoding uncharacterized protein; the encoded protein is MIFDNNIETYDNGISTGFDAKLCNSNGNVNKDITTLEDFNITDYKTCDEMSEINNEENTQNMIFEKTNKVIFNSIDRSKLRKIQRHYVSKSFLETQNDFRLALREVSNGNHLISVCFILFIQLVVCKEIIPVKNNEINNILRSHSLFAFCLISFVSLLVSNFKYFQLRYKLRGEKYILLKGHPLYFYLFFKKLNEASWKLIITLTHILYYTTIASVRNYKVTWFEILDIFVVSQVTIVKLLNTINPISFNYSKNKQILMNDIDKIKFEKLCKNIETSSYVNKRNRKRIIESEVLIIALRYFNLLNHLPIQISKLAVISYSLYASYQIINSFFEYFSLVS